The following are encoded together in the Limanda limanda chromosome 12, fLimLim1.1, whole genome shotgun sequence genome:
- the tonsl gene encoding tonsoku-like protein, with the protein MSALREIKQLQKAKSKAQNSSNLTEEANICNQLGELLSRSGDYDAAIREHQQELALSEVLNDVIGRAVANRKIGECYAEMGNIKAALKHQQWHLDLARSVRDHAEEQRALATIGRTYLFRYESDQSRKSLEKAEDAFRKSLSIVNDRLEGTVPAREISEMKARLFLNLGLVCDHLGEPKRCSEFIRRSVFIAEKSQLLEDLYRANFNLGNIYFRNGQHSNSVRCLEQAKECARKIKDKFGESECFHCIGKVQLSLGDFVAARRSLKKAVQLGSQQPQDKQAVKKAFKNADRGCKLEEELGEDQGNRLSSHQAVELAEQLGDLYCKVGCYSKALDAYQAQLKGAEALGKAARELAVIHVSLAATHTDLRQHSKAVEHYRQELELRQGRSSEECSTWINIAAAQEESGCTFQEIDSSYSTALQCAQKCGQARLQKRVLRLYLASQRRGGSSDAEDTEAKLQELCAAEGWSPDGSDGEEDEEEEMDNSEPMDDSDVVLSDSDDDLEGYDKMVSGRRKAGRWNKRNEKGETSLHRASIDGNLKQVQYLVEQGHPVNPRDYCGWTPLHEACNHGHHDIVAVLLDRGANINDPGGPLCEGVTPLHDALACGNLQVARLLVTRGASVTQRNSKGNAAMDTLRHWQRTYSRELDKETKQECVATENLLREALAGGVPAAPAPAKPFDALQDSQLFDAENSEPLLSSGGGCSASQDRPRHSRSSEVNTWPASPKRRQSNGSTQRHRARGTEAAVLYGNNSSCSDDGDSDCPVSPLRPVRSRYSFPSTPSQKEAPPNKETGSVPASGSIREDPAPFVLEREEYHSALRGLGSSKSLHQGMSQPKFSSTPAVSSSNKSALVPEEEYLADDWLDDDLGDMQPKKKRRLQVNQNGMIGEDAAMFSAARSQNRHLNSDPVRRASAVPSSSSSSSNSCLSLKKSGSVRPHQVKMTQMPGMVRLGRREVNRPHSPTVTDDEDMIHETPPPHIHMQPAAQQLAAPMPTSLPLPIRMRVRVQEDVFLIPVPQSEAEPCTVSWLCEQAAQRYYQKCGLLPRLSLQKEGALLCPQDLLLAVLHTNEEVLAEVCSWDLPPLPERYKKACDSLAVEENKRITRLCEVQDGSSSVSVCGLSLAPSSLNPMLRALKLQASLTELRISGNRFHDNLLPDLVATTITMPRLRLLDISANHITGEGLGKAVNALKGQSHPAFPCLEELDLSMNPLGDGVSESLSCLLSCCPLLAKLSLQACGLTARFLQQHRLLLASALTGTGHLKSVNLAHNALGSTGFELVLKTLPLHCLTHLDLSAIRRGPADFPALEHLTKLLSQDDCSLTHLSLAANDLTDCSVATLARCLPSCPSLLSLNLSGNSSVTSAGLHSILTTLRQASRPLTLLNLQGCQVSGPWDSSALDGLSELVKDLRLCSQGLNKLDRQALKQSWDNSQSHGLFIDRKAKCLLSAAASS; encoded by the exons ATGAGCGCCTTGCGGGAGATCAAGC agctgcagaaagCGAAGAGCAAAGCGCAGAACAGCAGCAACCTGACGGAGGAGGCGAACATCTGCAACCAGCTGGGAGAGCTGCTGTCCAGATCCG GTGATTATGACGCTGCCATCAGGGAGCACCAGCAGGAGTTGGCGCTCTCTGAGGTGCTGAATGACGTGATTGGACGAGCCGTGGCCAATCGTAAGATAGGAGAGTGCTACGCGGAGATGGGGAACATCAAAGCTGCTTTGAAA CATCAGCAGTGGCACCTGGACTTGGCTCGTTCTGTTAGAGATCACGCAGAGGAGCAAAGGGCGCTGGCCACTATCGGTCGAACCTATCTCTTCCGTTATGAATCGGACCAGTCGAGGAAAAGTTTAGAGAAAGCCGAGGATGCCTTCCGAAAGAGCCTGTCCATCGTGAATGATCGTCTAgaag GGACGGTGCCGGCGCGAGAGATCAGTGAGATGAAAGCTCGTCTGTTCCTCAATCTCGGTCTGGTCTGCGATCATCTGGGGGAGCCCAAACGCTGCAGCGAGTTCATCCGCCGAAGTGTCTTCATTGCTGA GAAGAGCCAGCTGCTGGAGGACCTCTACCGTGCAAACTTTAATCTGGGCAACATCTACTTTCGTAACGGTCAACACTCTAACTCTGTGCGCTGCCTGGAACAAGCCAAAGAGTGTGCCAGAAAGATAAAGGACAAGTTCGGTGAGAGCGAGTGCTTTCACTGCATCGGCAAG GTGCAGCTTTCTCTTGGCGACTTTGTTGCAGCGAGACGATCTCTAAAGAAAGCTGTTCAGCTGGGTTCCCAGCAGCCGCAGGACAAGCAGGCAGTGAAGAAAGCTTTCAAAAATG CTGACCGTGGCTGTAAATtagaggaggagctgggagaGGATCAGGGCAACAGACTCAGCTCCCATCAGGCCGTGGAGCTGGCAGAGCAGCTCGGGGACCTCTACTGTAAAGTTGGCTGCTACAGCAAAGCTCTGGATGCCTATCAAGCTCAA CTTAAAGGTGCGGAGGCTCTGGGGAAGGCTGCTCGGGAGCTGGCCGTCATCCACGTGTCCCTGGCTGCCACCCACACAGACCTGAGGCAGCACAGCAAGGCAGTGGAACACTACAGACAGGAGCTGGAGTTACGACAGGGCAGATCCTCTGAG GAATGTAGCACTTGGATAAACATTGCAGCAGCTCAGGAGGAGAGCGGCTGTACCTTCCAGGAAATAGACAGCAGCTACAGCACAGCACTGCAATGCGCTCAGAAGTGTGGACAGGCCAGACTGCAG AAGCGCGTGTTGAGGCTGTATTTGGCGTCCCAGAGACGTGGTGGCTCATCAGATGCTGAAGACACTGAGGCGAAGCTGCAGGAGCTGTGTGCTGCAGAGGGCTGGAGTCCAGACGGGAGTGAtggggaggaggatgaagaggaggagatggacaaCAGTGAACCTATGGATGACAGTGACGTCGTCCTCTCAGATTCAG ATGATGATCTTGAGGGTTATGACAAGATGGTGTCGGGAAGGAGGAAGGCAGGAAGG TGGAACAAGAGGAATGAGAAGGGTGAGACGTCTCTGCACAGAGCGTCTATAGACGGAAACCTGAAGCAGGTCCAATATCTGGTTGAACAG GGTCATCCAGTGAACCCCAGAGACTACTGTGGTTGGACTCCCCTGCATGAGGCCTGCAACCAcggtcaccatg ACATTGTAGCTGTGCTGCTGGACCGTGGTGCAAACATCAACGACCCTGGCGGTCCGTTATGTGAGGGAGTGACTCCTCTTCACGACGCCCTCGCATGTGGCAATTTACAAGTTGCCAGACTCTTGGTGACCCGAGGGGCTTCTGTCACTCAACGCAATTCCAAG GGAAACGCAGCCATGGATACCCTGCGTCACTGGCAGAGGACGTACAGCCGAGAGCTGGACAAGGAAACCAAGCAGGAGTGTGTGGCTACAGAGAATCTGCTGAGGGAGGCACTGGCCGGGGGAG TGCCCGCCGCTCCGGCCCCAGCCAAGCCTTTCGATGCCCTGCAGGACAGCCAGCTGTTTGATGCGGAGAACTCTGAGCCACTGCTGTCCTCTGGAGGAGGCTGCTCCGCCAGCCAGGACCGGCCTCGGCACAGCAGGAGCTCGGAGGTGAACACATGGCCCGCCAGCCCCAAACGGCGGCAGAGCAACGGTTCAACACAGCGCCACCGAGCCAGAGGAACAGAGGCAGCCGTTCTCTATGGG AATAACAGCAGCTGCTCAGACGATGGCGACTCTGACTGCCCCGTCAGTCCCCTGCGTCCTGTCCGCTCTAGATACAGTTTCCCATCAACCCCGAGTCAAAAAGAAGCTCCACCAAACAAAGAAACCGGCTCCGTCCCGGCTTCAGGCAGCATCAGAGAGGACCCTGCACCATTCGTCCTTGAACGAGAGGAGTACCACAGCGCCCTTCGAGGCTTGGGCAGCTCCAAATCTCTTCACCAGGGTATGTCACAGCCCAAGTTCTCCAGCACGCCCGCCGTGTCGTCCAGCAACAAATCAGCTCTGGTTCCTGAGGAGGAGTATCTCGCCGATGACTGGCTGGATGATGATTTAGGGGACATGCAGccgaagaagaagaggaggcttCAAGTCAATCAGAACGGGATGATCGGGGAGGACGCAGCTATGTTCTCAGCAGCCAGAAGTCAAAACAGGCACCTAAACTCTGACCCAGTCCGCCGAG ccTCTGCagttccctcctcttcctcctcctcctccaacagttgtctgtctctgaagaagAGCGGCTCTGTGAGGCCTCACCAGGTGAAGATGACTCAGATGCCTGGGATGGTGCGGTTGGGCAGACGAGAGGTCAACAGGCCGCACAGCCCCACCGTCACAGATGATGAAGACATGATACATGAGACTCCGcctccacacatacacatgcag CCTGCAGCTCAACAACTGGCCGCTCCGATGCCCACATCACTGCCTCTACCAATCAGAATGAGGGTCAGAGTTCAGGAAGATGTTTTCCTCATCCCAGTTCCACAAAG TGAGGCAGAGCCCTGCACCGTGTCGTGGCTGTGTGAGCAGGCAGCTCAGCGTTACTACCAGAAATGTGGCCTCCTGCCTcgtctctctctgcagaaagAGGGCGCTCTTCTCTGCCCGCAGGACCTGCTGCTGGCCGTCCTGCACACCAATGAAGAG GTTTTGGCTGAAGTGTGCTCCTGggatctccctcctctccctgagCGCTACAAAAAGGCCTGTGACAGCCTGGCAGTGG AGGAGAACAAGCGCATCACCCGGCTGTGTGAGGTGCAGGACGGAAGCTCCTCTGTGTCGGTGTGCGGCCTCAGTCTGGCGCCCTCTTCCCTCAACCCCATGCTCCGCGCCCTCAAACTTCAGGCCAGTCTCACTGAGCTGCGGATTTCCGGCAACCGTTTCCACGACAACCTACTCCCCGATCTGGTGGCCACAACCATCACCATGCCTCGGCTTCGGCTGCTGGACATCTCTGCCAATCACATCACAGGGGAAGGGCTGGGGAAGGCGGTGAACGCTTTGAAGGGACAGAGTCATCCGGCGTTTCCG tgcctggaggagctggacctcAGCATGAATCCTCTGGGGGACGGTGTGTCCGAGTCCTTGTCCTGTCTGCTGTCCTGCTGCCCTCTGCTAGCCAAGCTGTCTCTGCAGGCCTGCGGACTCACTGCTCgattcctgcagcagcatcgacTGCTGCTGGCCAGCGCTCTGACAG GGACGGGCCACCTGAAGTCAGTGAATCTCGCCCACAATGCACTGGGCTCCACTGGGTTTGAGCTGGTGCTGAAGACTCTGCCTCTGCACTGCCTCACGCACCTGGACCTGTCTGCCATCCGCAGGGGTCCTGCTGATTTCCCGGCACTTGAACATCTCACAAAACTCCTGTCACAG GACGACTGTTCGCTGACGCACCTGAGTCTGGCAGCCAACGACTTAACGGACTGCAGCGTCGCCACCTtggccag GTGCCTGCCTTCATGTCCGTCTCTGCTGAGTTTAAACTTGTCAGGAAACTCGTCCGTCACCTCAGCTGGACTTCACAGCATCCTGACCACTCTCAGACAGGCTTCTCGACCTCTGACCCTTCTAAACCTTCAAG GTTGTCAGGTGTCGGGCCCCTGGGACAGCTCAGCTCTGGATGGTCTGTCAGAGCTGGTCAAAGATCTTCGTCTTTGCTCTCAGGGACTGAACAAGCTGGACAGACAGGCTCTGAAGCAGAGCTGGGACAACAGTCAGTCACACGGGCTCTTTATTGACCGAAAGGCCAAGTGcctgctctctgctgcagcctcttCATGA